In Frankiaceae bacterium, the genomic window AGGGTTGGGCCGACGCGGGTGCGCGGGCGCCGCTCGTCCGGGGTTGACCGCCGTTCTTGTGGTGGTCCAGCGCCAAAGGGGCTCCTGCCCAGCACGATCCAGGCCCAGCGCGAGCCAGGATGGAAAAGGCTCCCGGTTGCGTGCGTGACGGGCGGTGTCGTCACCGCGGGTGACCATGGGTGGCGGTGCCGTGCGGAGTGTGGTCGCGACGTTCGGCAGGTCGGGCGCCCTCCTGCCCGACCTGCTGCCCGGCCTCGCGGCTCTGGACTGACCGGGGCATGCGGAGGTCCCGGTAACCTTCGCCCCATGCTGCGCCGCACCATCCTCGCCGCGTCGCGCCAGCCGCGGCTGCGCGAGGCCATCAGCACGATGCCGCTCTCGCGTGACGTCGTACGCCGCTTCGTCGCGGGCGAGACGACCGAGGACGCCGTCCGCGCGACCCGCGAGCTCGTCGACGAGGGGCTGCTCGTCAGTCTCGACCACCTCGGCGAGGACACGACCGAGGCCGGTCACGCGGAGGCCGTGGCGAAGGCGTACATCACGCTGCTGCAGCGCCTCGACGACGACGGCCTGACCGGCGGCGCCGAGGTCTCCGTCAAGCTCTCCGCGATCGGCCAGGCGCTCGACCGGCACCTCTGCCTCGACCACGCGCGGCGCATCTGCGAGGCCGCGACGGCGGCGGGTACGACGGTCACGCTCGACATGGAGGACCACACCACCACCGACTCGACGCTCGGCATCCTCGCCGAGCTGCGTACCGACTTCCCCGGCACCGGCGCGGTCATCCAGTCGTACCTGCGGCGCAGCGCCGGTGACGTCGAGGACCTGATCCGCTCGCGGGCCCGGGTGCGGCTCTGCAAGGGCGCGTACAAGGAGCCGGAGTCGGTGGCGTACCAGTCGCGCAAGGAGGTCGACCTCGCGTACGTCCGCCTGCTCGTCCGCCTCATGCGCGACGGCGCGTACCCGATGATCGCGACCCACGACCCGCGCCTCGTCGCGATCGCGTCGAAGCTCGCGGAGAAGCGCGACCAGGGGACGTACGAGTTCCAGATGCTGTACGGCATCCGCCCCAACGAGCAGCGCCGCCTCGCGGCGTCGGGCGCGCGGGTGCGGGTCTACACGCCGTACGGCCAGGAGTGGTACGGCTACCTCATGCGCCGCATGGCCGAGCGGCCCGCCAACCTCGCGTTCTTCCTGCGCGCTTTGGCGACCAAGTCGTGAGCGCGCTGGCCATCCTCGGCGCGGGGAAGATGGGCGAGGCGCTGCTGTCCGGTCTGCTGCGCGCGGGTACGGCACCGGGCGACGTCGTCGTCACGGCCCGCCGCGAGGAGCGCGCGGCGGCGCTGCGCGACAAGCACGGCGTCACCGTCGAGACCAACGCCGACGCGGCTCGCGCCGACACCGTGCTGCTCGCCGTGAAGCCGCAGGACATGGGCGCGCTGCTCGCCGAGATCGCCGGGACCGTGACGCCCGACCAGCTCGTCGTGTCGATGGCGGCGGGCATCCCGACGGCGTTCGTCGAACGCCGCCTCGCCCCCGGCGTCCCCGTCATCCGCGTGATGAGCAACACGCCCGTCCTCGTCGACGAGGCGATGAGCGCGATCTCCGCCGGTGCGCACGCGACCGAGGACCACCTTGTTCGCACCGAGGAGCTGCTCGGCCACGTCGGCCGGACCATCCGCGTACCCGAGTCGCAGCAGGACGCCGTGACGGCGCTGTCCGGCAGCGGGCCCGCGTACTTCTTCTACCTCGTCGAGGCGATGATCGACGCGGGCATCCTGCTCGGCCTGCCGCGCGCCGTCGCCGCCGACCTCATCGTGCAGACGGCGATCGGCGCGGCGGTCATGCTGCGCGACACGGGCGAGCATCCGGTCAAGCTGCGCGAGGCCGTCACATCACCGGCAGGCACGACGATCAATGCCGTCCGCGAGCTCGAGAAGCACTCGGTCCGCGCCGCCCTGATCGCGGCGATCGAGGCGGCGCGGGACCGTTCGCAGGAGCTGGCGTCAGGACACGAGTGAGGCGTACGGCGAGTTCGCGGCCGTGATGCCGACGAGGCAGATGACGACCGGCGCGGTGCCCGAGCACGTGAGCTGGCCGGAGCCCGTCGCCCGGCCCGTGGTGTCGATGCACGGTGTCTTGAACGCCGCGCAGTCGGCCTGGCCGCCACCGCAGGACGCCCTGCCGTAGGCGCTGACGCCGACGACGATGACGGTGATCGGATCGCCGGGGGAACAGGTGCCGGCACAGACGGGGAAGTTGGCGGCCGTGACGCAGGCAGCAGGGCCCGCGTGAGCGGGGGCGGCGGGGATGGCGGCCGCGGCGAGCAGCCCGGCGAGGAGAAGGCGGCGCATGGTTCCTCCGTGTTCGTAGGGATCTCGACCGTGGCACAAGATCTTGACTTGGCATGCATACCCGGTATACATACTCGGTATGTCGATCCGTCAGGCGCTGCTCACGCTGCTCGAGGACGAGCCCAGGTACGGCTACCAGCTCCGCGCGGAGTTCGAGGCGCGGACGGGCGGGACGTGGCCGCTCAACGTCGGGCAGGTCTACACGACGCTGACCCGCCTCGAGCGCGACGGGCTCGTCGAGGCGGCCGGCAGCGACGACGAGGGGCACGCGTTCTACGCGCTGACGGCGAAGGGCCGCGACGAGGTGCACCGGTGGTTCGGGACGCCGGTCGACCGCGAGCGCCCGCCGCGCGACGAGCTCGCCATCAAGCTCGCGCTCGCGGTCACGGTGCCCGGCGTGGACGTCCGCGCGGTCATCCAGGCGCAGCGCACCGACACCGTGCGCGCGCTGCAGGAGTACATCCGGCTGAAGTCGCGCGCCACCGACGACGACCTCGCCTGGGTGCTGGTGCTCGACGCGCTGATGTTCCAGGCGGAGGCCGAGGTCCGCTGGCTCGACCACTGCGAGTCGCGGCTCGCGCGCCACCGCCCGCCGCCGGCTCCGGCGGCGACGCGAGCACCGCTGCGTACGAAGGGGGTCGTCCGATGACCGCGGTGGTGGAGCTGCGCGACGTCACGCGCGTGCACGGAACGGGCGCGGCCGAGGTCGTCGCGCTGCGCGGCGTCTCGCTCGCCGTCGCGGCGGGAGAGCTGGTCGCGGTCATGGGCCCGAGTGGCTCCGGCAAGTCGACGCTGCTGCACCTCGCGGGCGGGCTCGACGGCCCGACCACGGGCAGCGTCGTCGTCGAGGGCACGGACCTCGGCACGCTGTCGCGCGCGGACCTGGCGCGCCTGCGGCGGCGTTCGATCGGCTACGTCTTCCAGGACTTCAACCTCATCCCCGCGCTGACCGCCGCCGAGAACGTCGCGCTGCCCCGCGAGCTCGACGGCGTGCACGCGAAGGCCGCGCGCGCGGACGCGCTCGCGGCACTCGCCGAGGTCGGGATCGAGGACGTCGCCGAACGCTTCCCCGACGAGATGTCCGGCGGCCAGCAGCAGCGCGTCGCGATCGCCCGCGCGCTCGTCGGCGACCGCCGCCTCGTCCTCGCCGACGAGCCGACCGGCGCGCTCGACTCCGAGACGGGCGAGGCGGTGCTGCGGCTGCTGCGCGCGCGGTGCGATGCCGGCGCGGCGGGCGTGCTCGTCACGCACGAGGCGCGGCACGCCGCCTGGGCGGACCGCGTGGTGTTCCTGCGCGACGGCCTCGTCGTCGACCAGGCGGGACCGGTCGCGCCACCGGAGAGCCTGCTCGACGAGCCTGTGCGATGAACGTCGCAGGCCTTCGCGTGGCGCTGCGCATCGCGCGCCGTGACGCCGTACGCGCCAAGGGCCGCAGTGCCCTCGTCGTCGCGATGATCGGGCTGCCGATGCTGGGGCTGGCGTTCACCGACGTCGCGGTGCGGACCGCGCAGCTGCCGCGCGAGGAGGTCGCGCGGCGCGAGCTCGGCGGGGCCGACCTCGTGGCCGAGCTGGTGTCGGCGGGCCCGATCCAGCAGCGCGGGCGGTACGACTACTCGAGCAAGGAGAGCAGGGGCGGCGGCGGACGACCGCCGGAGCGGGCGCCGGACATCGCGGGCGCCCTGCCGCCAGGGTCGCGGATCACGGAGCGCTCGGCGCACTACGCCGCCAGGCTGCGCGGCCAGGGTGAGCGCATCGCGCTCGGCGAGGTGACGCAGCTCGACCTGAACGACGAGATGTCCGACGGGCTCGTGCACCTGCGGGAGGGCGCGCTCCCGCGCGACCCGGGCGAGGCCGCGGTCACGACGCGGCTCGCGGACGACCTCGGCCTCGACGTCGGCGACCCGCTGACGCTGGAGCCGAACGGCGCGACGTTCCGCGTCTCCGGGCTGGTCGTCATGCCGTCGTCGCTGACGACGAGTGCGGCTTTCCTTCCGGCGTCGGCGACGATGCCGGGCGCCGTCGGCACCACCGCGATCGGCGGGCGGCGCTGGGCGGTCACGCTGCCGGAGGGCGTACGCGACCTCGACGTCATGCCGGCGCTGAACCGGCTCGGCCTGCTCGTCTCACCGCGCAGCTGGATCCTCGACCCGCCACCCGACCCGTACGCGACCGGCCAGGTCGACGCGGAGGCGGCCGGTGTCGTCGTGGTGGTCGTCGGCCTCGCGACGCTGGAGATCGTGCTGCTCGCGGGAACGGCGTTCGCGGTGGGGGCCCGCCGCAAGCAGCGCGAGCTGGCACTGGTCGCGGCCACCGGCGGCGACCGCAAGGATGTCCGCCGCATCGTCCTCGCGGGCGGCGTCGTGCTCGGCGCGGTCGCGGGCGTCCTCGGGGTCGCGGGCGGCATCGCCGCGGTGCCGTTCTCGACGCCGCTGCTCGAACGCCTCTCCGGCCAGGTGCTCGGGCCGCTCGACGTGCGGCCGCTGGAGATCGCCGCGATCGTGCTCGTCGGCATCGTCACCGCGCTGCTCGCCGCGGTGCTCCCCGCGCGCAGCGCCGCGCGGCAGCCTGTCGTCGCGGCGCTGACCGGGCGGCGTACGGAGGCACGCGCGCGCACTCGCGTGCCGTACGTCGCGCTGGTCGCGATCGGAGCGGGCGCGGCGCTGGCGTTCTGGGCGGCGGGCGACGGCAAGGTCCCCGCAGCGGCCAGGGAGAACGACGGCCTCGTCGCGGTCACCGGGCGGCCGGCGAACTTCACGCTCGTCCTCGTCGGCGCCGTCGTGGCGGAGCTCGGCTTCGTCGCCTGCGCGCCCGCGCTCGTCGGACTCGTCGGGCGGCTCGCGCGCGGGCTCCCGCTGTCGCTGCGGCTCGCCGCGCGCGACGCGGCGCGGCACCGTACGCGATCCGGCCCCGCCGTCGCGGCGGTCGTCGCCGCGGTCGCGGGCAGTGTCGCCCTGTCGGTGTACGTCGCCAGCGACACCGAGCGGCAGCGCCGCGACTACACGCCGCGGATGTCGGCCGGGTCGGTCTGGATCGGGCGCTCGGACTCGATGGCGCCCGTCTCCGAGAGCGACGTCACCGCTGCCGTGGCGGCGCTGCCCGTCCGCGAGCGCATCGAGGCGTACGACGTCGTCATGCGCTGCGACGCGGAGACCTCGTGCACGCACTGGCAGCTGCAGGTGCCGCTCGATCACCGCTGCGACGAGATCGGCAGCGTCGAGTGCTTCCGCAACGCGCCGCGCCCCGGCCAGGTGCTCGTCGGCGAGCCGGCGCTCGCGGCGTGGGCGATGGAGCGCGAGGACGCCGCCGTCGAGGCGGCGCTGCGCGACGGCAAGGTCGTGGTCTTCGACGAGCGGTGGATCCAGGACGGGCAGGTCGTCCTGCGCGGCGAGGCGGTGTCGCGCGAGGGCGCCATCCTGAAGTCGCGGACCGTACGGCTGCCCGCCGTCGCGGCGACGGCACCCGCCTACCAGTCCGCGCCGGTCGCCGTGATGACGCCCGGGACGGCGCGCGCCGTCCGGCTGCCGACCCTGCACGCCGCGACGCTGCTGACGACGACGCGGACGCCGACGAACAGCGAGATCGCGGCCGCGCGCGGAGCGCTGGCGCGGACGTCGCCGTACCACTTGCTCGACGTGGAGCGCGGCTTCGAGCGCGAGAACGGCCTCGTCCTGCTGGCCCTCGTCCTCGGCAGCAGCTTCGTGACGGTGGGCGCCACGGGCGTCGCGACGGGGCTCGCGGCCGCGGACAGCAGGCCGGACCTCGCGACGCTCGCGGCGGTGGGCGCGGCACCCGGCGTACGCCGCCGCCTCGCCATGGCGCAGGCCGCCACCGTCGCCATGCTGGGCAGCGCGCTCGGCATCCTCGCGGGGCTCGTACCGGCTCTCGCGATCGTCGGCGCGCGGGCCGAGGTGCCGCTCGCGATGCCGTGGGGCGCGCTGGCGACGACGGCCGTGGGCGTGCCGTTGCTGGCGGCGTTGCTCATGGGTGCCGTGACGCGGTCGCGGCTGCCGCTCGCGCGACGGATCGCG contains:
- a CDS encoding proline dehydrogenase family protein; protein product: MLRRTILAASRQPRLREAISTMPLSRDVVRRFVAGETTEDAVRATRELVDEGLLVSLDHLGEDTTEAGHAEAVAKAYITLLQRLDDDGLTGGAEVSVKLSAIGQALDRHLCLDHARRICEAATAAGTTVTLDMEDHTTTDSTLGILAELRTDFPGTGAVIQSYLRRSAGDVEDLIRSRARVRLCKGAYKEPESVAYQSRKEVDLAYVRLLVRLMRDGAYPMIATHDPRLVAIASKLAEKRDQGTYEFQMLYGIRPNEQRRLAASGARVRVYTPYGQEWYGYLMRRMAERPANLAFFLRALATKS
- the proC gene encoding pyrroline-5-carboxylate reductase, with product MSALAILGAGKMGEALLSGLLRAGTAPGDVVVTARREERAAALRDKHGVTVETNADAARADTVLLAVKPQDMGALLAEIAGTVTPDQLVVSMAAGIPTAFVERRLAPGVPVIRVMSNTPVLVDEAMSAISAGAHATEDHLVRTEELLGHVGRTIRVPESQQDAVTALSGSGPAYFFYLVEAMIDAGILLGLPRAVAADLIVQTAIGAAVMLRDTGEHPVKLREAVTSPAGTTINAVRELEKHSVRAALIAAIEAARDRSQELASGHE
- a CDS encoding PadR family transcriptional regulator, with the protein product MSIRQALLTLLEDEPRYGYQLRAEFEARTGGTWPLNVGQVYTTLTRLERDGLVEAAGSDDEGHAFYALTAKGRDEVHRWFGTPVDRERPPRDELAIKLALAVTVPGVDVRAVIQAQRTDTVRALQEYIRLKSRATDDDLAWVLVLDALMFQAEAEVRWLDHCESRLARHRPPPAPAATRAPLRTKGVVR
- a CDS encoding ABC transporter ATP-binding protein; translation: MTAVVELRDVTRVHGTGAAEVVALRGVSLAVAAGELVAVMGPSGSGKSTLLHLAGGLDGPTTGSVVVEGTDLGTLSRADLARLRRRSIGYVFQDFNLIPALTAAENVALPRELDGVHAKAARADALAALAEVGIEDVAERFPDEMSGGQQQRVAIARALVGDRRLVLADEPTGALDSETGEAVLRLLRARCDAGAAGVLVTHEARHAAWADRVVFLRDGLVVDQAGPVAPPESLLDEPVR
- a CDS encoding FtsX-like permease family protein; the encoded protein is MNVAGLRVALRIARRDAVRAKGRSALVVAMIGLPMLGLAFTDVAVRTAQLPREEVARRELGGADLVAELVSAGPIQQRGRYDYSSKESRGGGGRPPERAPDIAGALPPGSRITERSAHYAARLRGQGERIALGEVTQLDLNDEMSDGLVHLREGALPRDPGEAAVTTRLADDLGLDVGDPLTLEPNGATFRVSGLVVMPSSLTTSAAFLPASATMPGAVGTTAIGGRRWAVTLPEGVRDLDVMPALNRLGLLVSPRSWILDPPPDPYATGQVDAEAAGVVVVVVGLATLEIVLLAGTAFAVGARRKQRELALVAATGGDRKDVRRIVLAGGVVLGAVAGVLGVAGGIAAVPFSTPLLERLSGQVLGPLDVRPLEIAAIVLVGIVTALLAAVLPARSAARQPVVAALTGRRTEARARTRVPYVALVAIGAGAALAFWAAGDGKVPAAARENDGLVAVTGRPANFTLVLVGAVVAELGFVACAPALVGLVGRLARGLPLSLRLAARDAARHRTRSGPAVAAVVAAVAGSVALSVYVASDTERQRRDYTPRMSAGSVWIGRSDSMAPVSESDVTAAVAALPVRERIEAYDVVMRCDAETSCTHWQLQVPLDHRCDEIGSVECFRNAPRPGQVLVGEPALAAWAMEREDAAVEAALRDGKVVVFDERWIQDGQVVLRGEAVSREGAILKSRTVRLPAVAATAPAYQSAPVAVMTPGTARAVRLPTLHAATLLTTTRTPTNSEIAAARGALARTSPYHLLDVERGFERENGLVLLALVLGSSFVTVGATGVATGLAAADSRPDLATLAAVGAAPGVRRRLAMAQAATVAMLGSALGILAGLVPALAIVGARAEVPLAMPWGALATTAVGVPLLAALLMGAVTRSRLPLARRIA